A genomic stretch from Pomacea canaliculata isolate SZHN2017 linkage group LG2, ASM307304v1, whole genome shotgun sequence includes:
- the LOC112556903 gene encoding low-density lipoprotein receptor-related protein 5-like, with product MYWSDRGATPTIERANYDGTGRQTLVSGGEYLNQPNAIALDTVEGRLYWADGGTQKVGWVDLDGRKTSVILQQPGSVFNGLDLYLNDFFVTDWSFQNLNQTIKTRLYRYGKDGSNGRNIFNHLLKLNDIRVYAEETEDKGPNGCGHNNGGCSYICVPTPGNKSKCLTEDGGSTKSESPTIGSSTKASDPSILSGNTELILLHNVALLTNKHGSDEKTKPIISWILFMAFEITSTWF from the exons ATGTACTGGAGCGACCGTGGCGCCACACCTACCATAGAGCGAGCCAACTATGACGGTACAGGACGTCAGACTCTGGTCTCAGGGGGCGAGTATCTCAACCAACCGAACGCCATCGCTCTCGACACAGTCG AAGGCAGACTGTACTGGGCAGATGGTGGCACACAGAAGGTAGGCTGGGTGGACCTGGACGGGAGGAAAACTTCGGTGATTCTACAACAACCAGGATCAGTCTTTAATGGCTTGGACCTCTATCTCAATGATTTCTTTGTGACGGACTGGAG CTTTCAAAATCTCAATCAGACGATAAAAACACGCCTATATCGCTATGGAAAGGACGGCAGTAAtggaagaaacattttcaaccatctattaaaattaaatgatatCCGCGTCTACGCTGAGGAAACTGAAGATAAAG GGCCAAACGGATGTGGACACAACAACGGTGGTTGTAGTTACATCTGTGTACCCACACCtggcaacaaaagtaaatgtcTCACTGAGGACGGAGGATCTA CAAAAAGTGAAAGTCCAACTATTGGCAGCTCAACTAAAGCAAGTGATCCCAGCATATTATCAGGTAACACTGAACtcattttgttacataatgtaGCTCttctaacaaacaaacacggTTCTGATGAGAAAACTAAACCCATAATAAGCTGGATATTGTTTATGGCATTTGAAATAACAAGTACGTGGTTTTAA